The Trueperaceae bacterium genome includes a window with the following:
- a CDS encoding M48 family metallopeptidase → MPPGRPQPKPRGGASTASIAGIEVEIVHKAVERLTLRVWPPYGRVTLVAPPRTPRSELERLVAERADWIATHQRRYRALSSHGAAAYADGETHYLRGLPLTLERADGRAPSAQPDQAGARLLLRAPAGTDDARLRRAVEALHRRTLLTDLAPLVRRWEERLGTSVSAVGVKRMTTRWGSCNPRARRIWLNLALAQRRPALLEYVVVHELAHLFVPNHGREFKALMTELLPPWRELGRELDAWPIWARLPPGAAPGA, encoded by the coding sequence ATGCCCCCAGGCCGCCCCCAACCGAAGCCGCGCGGCGGCGCCTCGACCGCCTCGATCGCGGGCATCGAGGTCGAGATCGTCCACAAGGCCGTCGAACGGTTGACCCTACGCGTCTGGCCGCCATACGGGCGCGTGACGCTCGTCGCGCCGCCCCGCACCCCCCGGAGCGAGCTGGAGCGGCTCGTCGCCGAACGCGCCGACTGGATCGCCACCCACCAGCGTCGCTACCGGGCGCTCTCCTCCCACGGCGCCGCCGCCTACGCCGACGGCGAGACCCACTACCTGCGCGGCCTGCCCCTCACGCTCGAACGCGCCGACGGCCGCGCGCCAAGCGCCCAACCCGACCAGGCCGGAGCCCGGCTCCTGCTGCGGGCCCCGGCCGGAACGGACGACGCCCGGCTCCGGCGCGCCGTCGAGGCGTTGCACCGCCGGACGCTCCTCACTGACCTGGCGCCCCTCGTGAGGCGCTGGGAGGAGCGCCTCGGCACCAGCGTGAGCGCGGTGGGCGTGAAACGGATGACGACGCGCTGGGGCAGCTGCAACCCGCGCGCCCGCCGGATCTGGCTCAACCTCGCCTTGGCCCAGCGAAGGCCGGCGCTCCTCGAGTACGTGGTGGTGCACGAGCTTGCGCACCTCTTCGTCCCGAACCACGGCCGGGAGTTCAAGGCGTTGATGACGGAGCTCCTGCCGCCGTGGCGCGAGCTCGGCAGGGAACTCGACGCCTGGCCCATCTGGGCCCGACTGCCGCCCGGGGCTGCTCCCGGCGCCTAG
- a CDS encoding Hsp20/alpha crystallin family protein, with protein MALIKSNVRTRPVARYLAPTGTFDDLFQQFESLLQPMAQRGDGGYLSPYPVDLYEDGDNVVLEMAVPGLRPDQLDISLEGRQLTIRGTLPEADESGGEGRRYWSKGIVRGEFQRSVTVPSGVDPEKIVARVDQGLLTLTMPKVVEAKARKILIEGQQA; from the coding sequence ATGGCACTGATCAAGAGCAACGTGCGCACTCGTCCCGTCGCGCGCTACCTGGCGCCCACGGGCACCTTCGACGACCTGTTCCAGCAGTTCGAGAGCCTCCTGCAGCCGATGGCGCAGCGCGGCGACGGCGGCTACCTGAGCCCGTACCCCGTCGACCTCTACGAGGACGGCGACAACGTCGTGCTCGAGATGGCCGTCCCGGGCCTGCGGCCCGACCAGCTCGACATCAGCCTCGAGGGGCGTCAGTTGACGATCCGTGGGACCCTGCCGGAGGCGGACGAGTCCGGGGGCGAAGGCCGCCGCTACTGGTCGAAGGGCATCGTGAGGGGCGAGTTCCAGCGCAGCGTGACGGTCCCCTCCGGCGTCGATCCCGAGAAGATCGTGGCGCGAGTCGACCAGGGGCTGCTCACGCTGACCATGCCCAAGGTGGTCGAGGCGAAGGCCCGCAAGATCCTGATCGAGGGGCAACAGGCCTGA
- a CDS encoding M20/M25/M40 family metallo-hydrolase: protein MKLPAEVLAYSRQALERLVSIPSVSAEGRALPEAAGAVAALLTELGATAEVHATAGAPVVFAEHPALPGHPTVLFYNHYDVQPADPLELWRSEPFELTESDGTWYGRGVSDDKGELVSRLAALRWYRDEHGTIPFGFKFVVEGEEEVGSPNLAGYVAAHAARLAADGCVWEFGGVTSSGAPMTYFGLKGIVCLELSVKTAGYDLHSALGAVVENPIYRLARAITSLRDDAGRVLVAGFYDDVVPLTPTEEALLAALPDEAAELAHEYGVTSYIGGVTGTEFQRVRLTEPNVNFNGFTAGYSGPGSKTVLPATASAKLDLRLVPRQDPAKVVAALRSHLDANGFADVELVELETSEFAARSDADHPFVQATLGALRDVYGVEPVAYPNSAGSGPMHPFLEHLGLPVVGLGCGHPGSRAHSPNENVRVNDFALGVASVKRLLELFGGLPR, encoded by the coding sequence ATGAAGCTACCCGCCGAAGTGCTCGCCTACTCCCGCCAGGCGCTCGAACGCCTCGTCTCTATCCCGTCGGTGTCGGCCGAGGGGCGCGCTCTCCCAGAGGCCGCCGGCGCCGTGGCCGCGCTCCTCACCGAGCTGGGCGCCACCGCGGAGGTGCACGCCACGGCCGGCGCTCCCGTCGTGTTCGCCGAGCACCCGGCGCTGCCGGGTCACCCGACCGTCCTCTTCTACAACCACTACGACGTGCAGCCCGCCGACCCGCTCGAGCTGTGGCGGAGCGAGCCGTTCGAGCTGACCGAGTCGGACGGGACCTGGTACGGCCGCGGGGTGTCGGACGACAAGGGCGAGCTCGTCTCGCGCCTGGCGGCCCTGCGCTGGTACCGCGACGAGCACGGCACCATCCCGTTCGGCTTCAAGTTCGTCGTCGAGGGCGAGGAGGAGGTCGGTAGCCCCAACCTGGCCGGCTACGTCGCGGCGCACGCCGCGCGGCTGGCGGCCGACGGCTGCGTGTGGGAGTTCGGCGGCGTGACCTCGAGCGGCGCCCCCATGACGTACTTCGGCCTCAAGGGCATCGTGTGCCTCGAGCTGAGCGTCAAGACCGCCGGCTACGACCTGCACTCCGCGCTGGGGGCCGTCGTGGAGAACCCCATCTACAGGCTCGCCAGGGCCATCACCTCGCTGCGCGACGACGCCGGCCGGGTCCTCGTGGCGGGCTTCTACGACGACGTCGTGCCCCTTACGCCCACGGAGGAGGCGCTCCTCGCCGCGCTGCCAGACGAGGCCGCCGAGTTGGCCCACGAGTACGGGGTGACGAGCTACATCGGCGGCGTCACCGGGACCGAGTTCCAGCGCGTGCGCCTCACCGAACCGAACGTCAACTTCAACGGCTTCACGGCGGGCTACTCGGGCCCGGGCAGCAAGACGGTGCTGCCCGCCACGGCCAGCGCCAAGCTCGACCTGCGCCTCGTGCCCCGCCAGGATCCCGCCAAGGTCGTGGCGGCGCTGCGCTCCCACCTGGACGCCAACGGCTTCGCCGACGTGGAGCTCGTCGAGCTGGAGACGAGCGAGTTCGCCGCGAGGTCCGACGCCGACCACCCGTTCGTGCAGGCCACGCTGGGGGCCCTGCGCGACGTGTACGGGGTCGAGCCCGTGGCCTACCCGAACAGCGCCGGCTCCGGACCGATGCACCCGTTCCTCGAGCACCTCGGCCTGCCGGTCGTGGGCCTCGGCTGCGGCCACCCCGGCTCGCGGGCGCACAGCCCCAACGAGAACGTGAGGGTGAACGATTTCGCGCTCGGCGTGGCTTCGGTCAAGCGCCTGCTGGAACTCTTCGGCGGGTTGCCGCGCTGA
- the msrA gene encoding peptide-methionine (S)-S-oxide reductase MsrA, whose translation MSETTTTAVLAGGCFWCLEAVFDGLRGVSAVRSGYAGGHVADPSYEDVCTGRTGHAEVVAVDFDPAEVSYADLLRVYFTMHDPTTKDRQGNDVGSQYRSAIFYRGDDQRATAESVMREVSAAGIYDAPLVTELRPLEAFYPAEAYHDDYFARNPRQPYCQAVIAPKVQKFRKLYRDRLKRELA comes from the coding sequence ATGAGCGAGACCACCACGACCGCGGTGCTGGCCGGCGGCTGCTTCTGGTGCCTCGAGGCCGTGTTCGATGGCCTCAGGGGCGTGAGCGCGGTGCGTTCGGGCTACGCCGGTGGCCACGTCGCCGACCCGAGCTACGAGGACGTCTGCACCGGTAGGACGGGGCACGCGGAGGTCGTCGCCGTCGACTTCGACCCGGCCGAGGTCAGCTACGCCGACCTGCTGCGCGTGTACTTCACCATGCACGACCCCACCACCAAGGACCGCCAGGGGAACGACGTCGGCTCGCAGTACCGCTCCGCCATCTTCTACCGGGGCGACGACCAGCGCGCCACCGCGGAGTCCGTCATGCGCGAGGTGAGCGCGGCCGGCATCTACGACGCCCCGCTCGTCACCGAGTTGCGGCCGCTGGAGGCGTTCTACCCCGCCGAGGCGTACCACGACGACTACTTCGCCCGGAACCCGCGTCAGCCCTACTGCCAGGCCGTCATCGCCCCCAAGGTCCAGAAGTTCCGCAAGCTGTACCGCGACCGCCTCAAGCGCGAGCTCGCCTGA
- a CDS encoding leucyl aminopeptidase: MPSDNAPSASPRLGLPDLPAADVAHVDVLAASADALVVNLFEGVTSPGGATGAVDAALGGAISRLLAGGDVTGKLGEVTVLYPTAGVSAPRVLITGLGRPDAFGPEAARRASAAAALRAAELGAARLATVVHGAGAGGLAPSDAAQATLEGALLASYRFGGWRAPSAGPARRLEQITLVEHDAARLPQLVEGARAAHAVGRGVAFARDLVNLPPDHATPDYLGRQAQALAERTGLRVAVHDRAWAEARGMGAFLAVAEGSSREPRFIELGHREERKDLPLVVLVGKGVTFDSGGLSLKQKDGMIPMKSDMAGAAAVLGAMLAVAELDLNVRVVALCPCVENMPDGAAFRPSDVLVAGTGLSVEVLSTDAEGRLALADALGYARSFAPAAVIDIATLTGASVVALGEGVAASLFATDPTLRARLETAADATGERVWPMPLFEEYRAAIESQVADLKNSGGAKGGVGTAAAFLQAFTAYPWAHVDMAGMALANGQKSRPYLPAGATGYGVRLLVEFLRDWA, from the coding sequence ATGCCCAGCGACAACGCCCCGTCAGCCTCCCCGAGGCTCGGCCTACCCGACCTGCCAGCCGCCGACGTGGCGCACGTCGACGTCCTGGCGGCGAGCGCCGACGCCCTCGTCGTCAACCTCTTCGAGGGCGTCACGTCCCCGGGCGGCGCCACGGGCGCCGTGGACGCGGCGCTCGGCGGCGCCATCTCCCGCCTGCTGGCCGGCGGCGACGTCACCGGCAAGCTCGGCGAGGTCACCGTCCTCTACCCCACCGCGGGCGTGAGCGCGCCGCGCGTGCTGATCACGGGCCTCGGCCGCCCCGACGCCTTCGGTCCCGAGGCGGCGCGGCGCGCCTCCGCCGCCGCCGCGCTGCGCGCCGCCGAGCTGGGCGCCGCCAGGCTGGCCACCGTCGTGCACGGCGCCGGCGCCGGCGGCCTCGCGCCGAGCGACGCCGCCCAGGCGACGCTGGAGGGCGCCCTCCTCGCCTCCTACCGCTTCGGCGGGTGGCGCGCGCCGAGCGCCGGGCCCGCCCGCCGGCTCGAGCAGATCACCCTCGTGGAGCACGACGCTGCCCGCCTGCCCCAGCTCGTGGAGGGCGCGCGGGCGGCTCACGCCGTCGGCCGCGGGGTGGCCTTCGCGCGCGACCTCGTCAACCTGCCACCCGACCACGCCACGCCCGACTACCTGGGGCGGCAGGCGCAGGCCCTGGCCGAACGCACGGGCCTGCGGGTGGCCGTCCACGACCGGGCGTGGGCCGAGGCGCGCGGCATGGGCGCCTTCCTGGCCGTGGCCGAAGGCTCCTCGCGCGAGCCCAGGTTCATCGAGCTCGGGCACAGGGAGGAGCGCAAGGACCTGCCACTCGTCGTGCTCGTCGGCAAGGGGGTCACGTTCGACTCGGGCGGCCTGTCGCTCAAGCAGAAGGACGGCATGATCCCCATGAAGAGCGACATGGCCGGCGCCGCGGCGGTGCTCGGCGCCATGCTGGCCGTCGCCGAGCTCGACCTGAACGTCCGGGTGGTGGCGCTCTGCCCGTGCGTCGAGAACATGCCGGACGGCGCCGCCTTCAGGCCGTCGGACGTGCTCGTGGCCGGCACGGGCCTCTCCGTCGAGGTGTTGTCGACGGACGCCGAGGGGCGCCTGGCGCTCGCCGACGCCCTCGGCTACGCCCGGAGCTTCGCGCCGGCCGCCGTCATCGACATCGCGACCCTCACCGGCGCCAGCGTGGTCGCGCTGGGCGAGGGGGTGGCGGCGTCGCTCTTCGCCACCGACCCGACGCTGCGCGCCCGGCTCGAGACGGCGGCGGACGCCACCGGCGAGCGGGTGTGGCCCATGCCGCTGTTCGAGGAGTACCGCGCCGCCATCGAGTCGCAGGTCGCCGACCTCAAGAACTCGGGTGGCGCCAAGGGCGGGGTGGGAACCGCCGCCGCCTTCCTGCAGGCGTTCACCGCCTACCCGTGGGCGCACGTCGACATGGCCGGCATGGCCCTCGCCAACGGGCAGAAGTCGCGACCGTACCTCCCCGCCGGCGCCACCGGCTACGGCGTGAGGCTCCTCGTCGAGTTCCTGCGCGACTGGGCCTGA